GCGCCCTTGGCGACATTGCCGAAGAAATTCAGCCATGACGCGGTAAACACCAGATCCATCGGCTCCCCGGCATTGAGCATCAGCTCGGTCTTCTGCTTGTATTCGCTGGAGGCGATAGGCTGAAGATCGACGGTAGCATTGAACTTCTCTTTGAAATACTCGCTGAGCTTAGCTTCTACCATCGCATCATCCCGCTGCGGCGCACCGAAGTAGATAATGGACACCTCATAAGGCTTCAGAGAATCTGAAGTACTCGCAGGCGCTGAAGCAGCCGCACCACCCGTGCCGCCCTCCCCTGATGTAGCCGCCGGCCCGGACGCCCCGCCGTTATTGCCGCCGGAGCACGCCTGCAGGGATAACGCAAGCACCAGTAGCATCGCCGTGAATAGCGGTTTGCGTTTTTTTACCTTTGTCATATTAATCCTCCCCTTGATGTTCATGCTTATATATAGAACGGCAGCCAGATGATGCTGATTGCCGGTTCCACCACACCTTAGCCCTTCACTGCCCCTACCGTCAGCCCTTTGACAAAATACTTCTGAAAGAACGGATACGCCACCAGAATCGGCCCCATCCCGATCACCGCCATCGCCATCTGCAGCGATTCATTCGGAAGATTCTTCATCATGCCGGGATTCTGGGCGGCCAGCTCCACATTGCTGCGCAGGTACTGCACATCGTTCAGAACACGCATCATCAGATATTGCAGCGGATATTTGTCCTCGCTGGTGATGTACAGAAGCGCATTGAACCAGTCATTCCAGTAGCCGATCGTACTGAACAAGGCCATGGTCGCCAGCACCGGCAGCGAGAGCGGCAGCACAATCCGCAGGAAAATTCTCAGCTCACCCGCACCGTCAATCCGCGCCGATTCAATCACCGCCGGATGAATGGTGGTCTGGAAGAAGGTCCGCATAATGATGACGTTGAACGGCACGATCAGCATCGGCAGGATCAAGGCCATATAGGTATCCTTAATATGCAGCACCTGGGTATAGATCAGATACCGGCTGACCATCCCGCCGTTGAACAGCATGGTGAAGAACAGAAAGAACGTAAATACGTTACGAAACGGATAATCTGCCCGGGAAATGGGATAGGCATACATGGCCATGAGCAGCACACTGACCGCTGTGCCGAGCACCGTTATGGTGAAGCTCACGCGGTAGCCTGACACAATCGTGACCCAATCCTTGAAGATCATCTCATAGGCAATGAACGACCACTTTTCCGGCAGGAAGCTGTACCCTTGCGTCAGAATCGACTGCCCGTCTGTGAAGGAGACGATAATCACCAGCAGAACCGGCAGGAAGCACAGCAGGGAGAGAATAACGAAGGCCAGATTCAGCAGTACGTTGGAAGCGGCTGAGTTGCCGCCGAGGGAATAACTGGAGTTGCTGTTCATGAGGATTCTCCCTTCTTCATTAGAATAGCGCCTGTTCACGGTCGATTCTCCGGACGATACTGTTCGTCGCAATAACCATGATGAATCCGACAACAGACTGCACAAGCGCCGTGGCCGAGGACATGCCGATGTCGTTCAATTGCATCAAGGCGCGGTAGACATACGTATCCACGGTATCCGTTACCGGGTACAGCGCCCCTGAATTCATAGGCACCTGGAAGAACAGCCCGAAGTCGGAGCTGAAGATACTGCCCATCGACAGAATCGTCATAATAATAATGACCGGCCGGATAAAAGGGAGCGTGATATGCGTAATCTGCTTCCACTTGGATGCCCCGTCAATCAGCGCCGCCTCATAGTACTCCGGATCAATGCCGGCAATCGCCGCGATATAGATAACCGCCCCGAAGC
This region of Paenibacillus sp. FSL K6-1096 genomic DNA includes:
- a CDS encoding carbohydrate ABC transporter permease is translated as MNSNSSYSLGGNSAASNVLLNLAFVILSLLCFLPVLLVIIVSFTDGQSILTQGYSFLPEKWSFIAYEMIFKDWVTIVSGYRVSFTITVLGTAVSVLLMAMYAYPISRADYPFRNVFTFFLFFTMLFNGGMVSRYLIYTQVLHIKDTYMALILPMLIVPFNVIIMRTFFQTTIHPAVIESARIDGAGELRIFLRIVLPLSLPVLATMALFSTIGYWNDWFNALLYITSEDKYPLQYLMMRVLNDVQYLRSNVELAAQNPGMMKNLPNESLQMAMAVIGMGPILVAYPFFQKYFVKGLTVGAVKG